The following proteins come from a genomic window of Meleagris gallopavo isolate NT-WF06-2002-E0010 breed Aviagen turkey brand Nicholas breeding stock chromosome Z, Turkey_5.1, whole genome shotgun sequence:
- the XPA gene encoding DNA repair protein complementing XP-A cells, whose protein sequence is MDSYLVQHFDWATCDNCRDAEDKHKLITRTEAKEEYLLKDCDLDKREPVLRFIVKKNPHNPRWGDMKLYLKLQVIKRALEVWGNEESLQEAKEQRRDSREKMKQKKFDKKVKELRRAVRSSLWKKTASIHEHEYGPEENVDEETYKKTCTICGHELTYEKM, encoded by the exons ATGGATTCGTACCTAGTGCAGCACTTTGATTGGGCCACGTGTGATAATTGCAG agatgctgaagaTAAACATAAGCTCATCACAAGgacagaagcaaaagaagagTATCTCCTGAAAGACTGTGACTTAGATAAGAGAGAACCGGTGCTTAGATTCATTGTGAAGAAAAACCCTCATAATCCCCGGTGGGGTGACATGAAACTTTACTTAAAACTGCAG GTAATCAAGCGTGCTCTGGAAGTGTGGGGGAATGAAGAATCTTTGCAAGAAGCAAAGGAACAGCGCCGTGACAGCAGAGAGAAGATGAAACAGAAGAAGTTTGATAAAAAAGTGAAAG AGCTTCGCCGTGCAGTGAGGAGTAGTTTGTGGAAGAAGACAGCTAGTATCCATGAACATGAATACGGACCAGAAGAAAACGTTGATGAAGAAACATACAAGAAGACGTGTACTATATGTGGCCATGAGTTAACTTACGAAAAGATGtaa